The sequence below is a genomic window from Candidatus Hydrogenedentota bacterium.
ACACTTTGAAGCACTCATGACGCTTGGACAATCACACGGCGGCAGCGCTGAAATCGGGTCTATGGTCTTTTCTGTTGGGAATATACTATTATTAAAAATGCTCTATGAATATGCAATAGGTTCTTTTGACGACATGAATTCGACCTTGCTTTGTTATCTTGACTATTGTAGAGGCTTTACAAGAAGTAATACAGCATTAAATTGGACTATAGGCCGTGGGTCCCTTGTTCCCGTTTATGATGCTATTTATAAATATGATTTGTTAAAGTTTGTTTCAAAGACTGAAATAGAGCCACTGTACTCCTTGCTATTGGCGCAGACTATGGAAAACCAAATTGCAAGAGTTGTAGAGGAGGACTTGTTCGACGATATGGACGCTTTTATTGAAGAGGTGTTTTCCTCAAGTAATTTCATTTTGCGTTCCGCATCTCGAATTTATACCGTGGAATTTTTTAAACGTCGGGAAAAAGTATATCTTAGAAGATTTGTAGACCATCTCCTGGCACATTTGGAAAATGGCGGATATTACACTAACTATGAACACTTTTCGATTTCAAGGGTAGGATGGATGCCCGGAAGACTATATTCTCAGTATATTATCCAATTGACGGAACATTTTCTAGTATACGACTATACACTAAAGAACAGAGCACTTGTGCTTCTATGGGCGCTTCTCACATATTCTCACAAAGAAGCAACTTCTACCTATCCGGAAACACTCGAGGATATCGTAACTCACCCTTGGTTTAATGAACATTCCTTGAGGAAGCCGCGATTAACTTCATTTATCACAGGTTCGCCACTAGTTTTACAGGTTGAAGACAAACATTTTTTGATCGACGGTCTTCCTGGACCCCAAGCAATCTCGGAGCAGGACGAGTGGCGTATTCGTGCCCACGGTCGTCTACTAATCTCGGAGGAGGACGAACAGTTTAGGGATAGCGTGTATGTCGGGTGCTTGTGATGGAAAATTCCCTCTCTGACAACAACCTTGATACAGTTACCTTCTTTAAATTCGTGTAGAGAGCAAGGAGAACTGGATTATGAGAGATGTTGATGATGAAGGGTTGTTAGTTTCAAAGAATTCGCCTTTTATTTGTGGCGGTAATGGCGCCGATGCCATGGATAGCCAAGATTTAGCAAGCGGAAAATAGCTCTCGGATACTCGGGTTTCATAAAAGTCGTAGGGTCGTGAATTGCGCCGTACTCGTGTACGCAGTCGCTCATGTTAGGTGTTGCTACGCTCAGCTCACAAACGCCCATGCAATTCTGCCGAAGTCTTTCTTCAGAAAAGGGTTGCAATTCGAGTTTGAATCCACGCTGCCCTTAAGAGAAATTGATCTGATAGGCTTAAAAGGGGTAAAATACAGGCTTGGGGGCCCTTAGCTCAGTCGGTCAGAGCAGGTGACTCATAATCACTTGGTCGCTGGTTCGAGTCCAGCAGGGCCCACCATTTTCTTCCTTCCTATGTAGCGCTTTGCGACGCTGCGACCCGTTTTACCGTCCTGTGACGGCTCTTCTTGTTTCTCGCTTGCTTGGTGATAGGCGCTTCGTTGTAGTGCAAAGAGGAGCGTTGTGTGGATACCGCCGAGAGGGTGAGAGGGCGAAAAAACATCCCGAATCCCACGGTGCTGTGACCGCAGGATCCGGGAGGAATCAGCGTCTAGAAACGCGCTTTAATTTACATTGGCGGCTGTGTTCAGTTGTGTCAGCAATTCGGCCAACTCTCTGCGCACGGTTCGGATCGTTTCCCAGCGTTTATCGCTGATGCGTCGCGCGCCGGCGAGCCCATCGGGGCCGGGCACGGTGCCATCCTGATCTACTCCGCAGAATTCGCCGATCACCGTTGCTTTTTCATTGAGCAAGGTATGCGCCTTATCCAACGCTTCCGTTTCCATGGCGGCAGGAGCGTTATCGACAAGGCTCCGCAGCAGATGGAGCATGCTATAGTCTTCGATACCGTCGCGGACTGCTTCCCAGCGTTTGCTGGAAACCACACCGTCGCCGGGATAGACCATCAAATAATCGTGTCTGAGCGAGGGGAGGAACCAAGGATCGTCGCGCGAGGTGCAGTAAGACCAGAATCCGATTCCGGTTAAGCCGTGTTGCCATGCGAGCCAGGCTTGTCCTCGATAATAGCCTAAGGGCGATTGATGTTTGGCGTTGGGTTCGCAGGCATAGGTCCAGATTTGTTTGCCTGATGCTTTAATGATATCGAGCTTCGCTTTGTTTGTTTTTTCGAGAATTAACCCGTCGCGATTGGGACACCAAATATCCACATAGGGCAGCATTTCTTTGAGTTCGTCTTCGGTAATGCGCGCCACGGGATCGGTATACATCAGTATATTGGGATCCGCCTCCCGAGCCAATTTCGCCATCCGTTGATGAATCTCCACAAGTCCATCATTCAGCCCCGGTTCATCCACAGGATAAAGGGCGAAGCCGTCGTAGCCAACGCCCAGTTCTTTGAGATGCGCCACCCATGCGCGGAGCCAGGTCAGATGGGCTTTGGCATAAGCCTCTTCGTTTTGACCGCCCGGTCCTTTCAGCGCGTGTTGGTAGTTGAAAAAGAGTATGGTTCCGTGGGGGGCATGGCGTGTTACATAACTGTCATGGTCGGTGAAATCAATGGCGCCGATAATCTCACCCTGTTCATCATATGTGGCGCGGGGGAAGAAGGTTCCGACGAAGACATTGGTTCCGTTACGCACCTGATCTTGCAAGGCTTCTTCGGGATAGTCTTTGAGCACAGAGCTATGGACATAGCCCCAATGACATAAAGATAAGGGCTGCGTTTCGGGCAGCTGCGGCGCCCACACATGGATGTTAATGGGCGCTGTTTCACATATAGACTCGACATCAAGGCTGCGCAGGACAAGGGAAGCGGTCCATTCGCCTGCAGCCAGCGGTTTCGTGTCCACGTTGAGCCATATCTGGGCGGCGCTCCACGGCGAGATTTGGATCAATTGCGCCTTGTTGAGCAGCGGGATGGCATCGGCGGAGAAGTCGCGCATTTCTGTGGGTACGGCGATTACTTCATGGAGCGAGATGCAATCGCGGGCGGGCACTTCTGCATCACCGCAGCGCAGCGCTTCCAATTCTACGCGGAAACTGCGCGTCATGTTCGTGAGATTGAAGAGGTTGAGTGCTGCTGATTCTGTTTCGCCGGAAAATGCTTCAATGGTTATAGGTTCATCGTTCATACGCCCTTCCGCCAGCTCTTGGAAGCCGCCGAAAGGCGCCCAGGGATTTGCTGAAGAAAGGAGCAGACTTTTCCCGTTCGCGCCCGCCTGTGCTGCTGCGGCGACGGTGGCATTTAAGCCGTTGACTTCTGTGAGATAAGCGCGTATATCATTTCGCAAGTCGATGATTTCGCCATCCGTGGCGGTGCTGAGCTGCTGCACGCGTTCACGGTAGCTTTGTAATTTGCCTTGTAAAAAATAATTGCGTTCTTCAAAACCGCCCGTATCAGCGAGGCGTGCAATCTGTGTATAAGAATCGGATAAGCTTCGTTCGAGGTCAGCCAGTTCTTTGGTGAAAGGTACCACATAGGTCTTTTGATTGCGCTGCTCCAAAACTTTATCACCTTCTTTAATAACAGCGCTCAAGGTGAGGTTGGTCGCCTTATTAGCAGGCAGGGTATAGGATAAAGAAAGGCTTATGTCTTTATCATTGGTGCTCAGCGCTGACACTGCCGGCGCATCGTGATCACGCTGTGAGGTCAGTTCAATGTGAAGATTGCGCTCATCGGGATTGTCCACCTGTATTTCCATGAGGTTTACGCCCACATAGCGATCTCCATAGGTTAAGCTGAATTCGACGGTCGGCTGTTGCGCAGCCTTGGTACCCGCGCCGTTGCGCTGCGAATCATAGAGGTATTCCGGCCAGAGCAAGGGGACGTTTGCCTGAGCGTCACTAAAGCAGTGCATACTGAGCGCTTGGTTGTTAGGCGCGACCAAAAGTCCGGGTTTTCCATTTTGCAAGGGGAGAAGGGTGACCGCACAATTGGTGCCCCCTTGGACGGGTACCTTTGTATCTAAGCGACCATCCGGCTCAAAGATATACATGGTATTATCGTAGCCTGCCACAATAATTTCTTGGACGCCGTCACCGTCCACATCGCCTACGGTGGGAGAGCGGCGCACCCGTTCTTTGACATCTGCCTGCCACCGTAAACGTCC
It includes:
- a CDS encoding PQQ-binding-like beta-propeller repeat protein is translated as MTSMNRRRHAKFLLSCLFTAVIVLAAGSLHTEKTEILWKYEPPAGYVDASPAVADLTGDGHADLVIGTTAGLVIALTSGGEEIWRHEMQGPISVSPSIGDLNNCAGDEVVVMNRLGTIHCLSAATGTFIWEQSLPAPLQWGETVLAIADLDNDGKLEIVTGNSSSTVVCLNGDGEIVWQYKGDHGITQAPALADLNNDGFLEVLVSGNVVPLVCLSHEGEELWRLENAIGSNPLVYDLDGDHHPEILIGCGSQFRVIDGNGKERWSYPMQREMDGALTVVDADGDGEVEIYLIDLSGNLVSLNPEGRLRWQADVKERVRRSPTVGDVDGDGVQEIIVAGYDNTMYIFEPDGRLDTKVPVQGGTNCAVTLLPLQNGKPGLLVAPNNQALSMHCFSDAQANVPLLWPEYLYDSQRNGAGTKAAQQPTVEFSLTYGDRYVGVNLMEIQVDNPDERNLHIELTSQRDHDAPAVSALSTNDKDISLSLSYTLPANKATNLTLSAVIKEGDKVLEQRNQKTYVVPFTKELADLERSLSDSYTQIARLADTGGFEERNYFLQGKLQSYRERVQQLSTATDGEIIDLRNDIRAYLTEVNGLNATVAAAAQAGANGKSLLLSSANPWAPFGGFQELAEGRMNDEPITIEAFSGETESAALNLFNLTNMTRSFRVELEALRCGDAEVPARDCISLHEVIAVPTEMRDFSADAIPLLNKAQLIQISPWSAAQIWLNVDTKPLAAGEWTASLVLRSLDVESICETAPINIHVWAPQLPETQPLSLCHWGYVHSSVLKDYPEEALQDQVRNGTNVFVGTFFPRATYDEQGEIIGAIDFTDHDSYVTRHAPHGTILFFNYQHALKGPGGQNEEAYAKAHLTWLRAWVAHLKELGVGYDGFALYPVDEPGLNDGLVEIHQRMAKLAREADPNILMYTDPVARITEDELKEMLPYVDIWCPNRDGLILEKTNKAKLDIIKASGKQIWTYACEPNAKHQSPLGYYRGQAWLAWQHGLTGIGFWSYCTSRDDPWFLPSLRHDYLMVYPGDGVVSSKRWEAVRDGIEDYSMLHLLRSLVDNAPAAMETEALDKAHTLLNEKATVIGEFCGVDQDGTVPGPDGLAGARRISDKRWETIRTVRRELAELLTQLNTAANVN